GGCGCCGACGTCGCGTTCGTGTGCGCAACGGACATGCCGCTGGTGAAGGCCGAGCTCGTCGACGAACTGCTCGCCGGACTCACGCCGTCGACCGATGCGGTGATCGCCCACGACGCCCAGCGCGACCACCCGATGGCGGGCGTTTACCGGACGGGCGCCGCCGACGCGTTGGCCGCCCTCGTCGACGCAGGCGAACTGCGGATGCTCGCGGCGCTGGACGCGATCAGCACGCGCCGCGTCGGTGTCAGCGACCCGAACTGGCTCACCAACGTCGACGCCCCCGAAGACCTGCACCGACTCCGAGTGGGAGCCTGACTGGGCCGGTTCGTCCCACAAGCAGTGCCGCTTCTAGAATCGAGACGTGACGAACTCCGATCAGAGCGCCGGCCTCCCCAAGTCGTGGGACCCCTCCGAGCATGAAGCGGGCCTGTACGAGCGGTGGGTAGACGCCGGATACTTCGAAGCTGACGCGTCAAGCGACAAGCCCGGCTACTCGATCGTCCTGCCTCCGCCGAACGTGACCGGCTCGCTGCACATGGGGCACGCGCTCGACCACACCCTCATGGACACCCTGACACGCCGTAAGCGCATGCAGGGGTTCGAGGTGCTGTGGCTGCCCGGCATGGATCATGCGGGCATCGCGACGCAGACCATCGTCGAGAAGCAGCTCGCCGCTGAGGGCACCTCCCGCCAGGAGCTCGGACGCGAGGCCTTCGTCGAGCGTGTCTGGAAGTGGAAGGCCGAATCGGGCGGCACGATTCAGAGCCAGATGCGTCGTCTCGGTGAGGGCGTCGACTGGAACCGCGACCGGTTCACCATGGACGAGGGCCTGTCCCGTGCCGTCCAGACGATCTTCAAGAAGCTCTACGACGACGGTCTGATCTACCGGGCCGAGCGTCTGGTCAACTGGTCGCCCGCCCAGCAGACCGCCATCTCCGACATCGAGGTCAAGTACAAGGATGTCGACGGTGAGCTCGTCTCGTTCCGCTACGGATCGCTCGACGACGCGCAGCCTCACATCGTCGTTGCCACGACCCGTATGGAGACCATGCTCGGCGACACCGCGATCGCCGTTCACCCCGACGACGAGCGCTACAAGGCACTGATCGGTGTCGAACTCGATCACCCGTTCCTCGACCGCAAGATCCCGGTGATCGCTGACGACTACGTCGATCCCGAATTCGGCTCGGGCGCAGTCAAGATCACGCCTGCCCACGACCCGAACGACTTCGCGATCGGCCAGCGGCACAACTTGCCGATGATCACGATCATGGACTCCACCGCGGTCATCGAGGGCACCGGAACCCAGTTCGACGGACTCGACCGCTTCGCGGCGCGCGTGGCAGTGCGTGAGGCGCTCGCCGAGCAG
This genomic window from Gordonia sp. PDNC005 contains:
- a CDS encoding molybdenum cofactor guanylyltransferase; this encodes MTHNTVAGIVLAGGRSRRMGQDKAALEFEGATMLTRIAEAIGERCTPVLVAAPETSQAYRELSAESDLQWVTDEQEGSGPLGGLVAALRAAAAAGADVAFVCATDMPLVKAELVDELLAGLTPSTDAVIAHDAQRDHPMAGVYRTGAADALAALVDAGELRMLAALDAISTRRVGVSDPNWLTNVDAPEDLHRLRVGA